GAGTATGTCTCGGTCAGTTCGCAGTCCGATACCGAACAGGCCGACCTTGCCCGCGAGAAACGGGAGTTGGTGACACAGCCAGACTTCGAGCGACAGGAACTTGCAGGCATCTATGTCGCGCGTGGCGTGGAGCCAAATCTGGCTTTGCAGGTTGCCGACCAGTTGATGGCCAAGGACGCACTCGGCGCCCACGCTCGCGACGAACTCGGCATTTCGGAGGTGACGACGGCCAGACCGATCCAGGCCGCGCTGGCCTCTGCGGCTGCATTTTCGGTCGGAGCGGCCATGCCATTGGCGATGGTGCTTGTTTCACCGGCATCATGGCTCGCCGCAATCGTGTCTGTCGCTTCACTCCTGTTCCTGGCAGTACTGGGTGCTATCGGCGCGAAAGCCGGCGGTGCCAATGTGCTGAGAGCAACGGTTCGTGTCACGTTCTGGGGTGCGCTTGCAATGGCGCTTACAGCCGGGATCGGCGCCATGGTTGGCACTGCCATCTGATTTGGTTGTCCGACTTTGGTCCTTTCCTCTTGCGCAGACAATGCGGCCCTGAGGGGGCAGGGTAACGCAGGTGGTCAGAGCCGGGTTAATGAAGAGGCTTCGCAGATCGCGGACTTCACCTTGAAACTGTCCAGGGCGAGGCGCGCGCCGAAACGCAATCGGACGGGACGATGCGATAGTCGGGCGCGGCATAGTGGAATGCTGCCTTTCGACGACGATTGAGTTCGAAGAGCTGGGGCGTCATCGACTGAACGGAGGGGGCTGGAGCGTAGAACGAGGAACTTGGAATCCGGCGGTTCGCAGCTTGCAGGCCCTCGTCAGGATGCTGTGATGGCGCTGCCGGCAGCCGGGGAGCCTTGATTCGGTCAGAAATGCTCGCCTGTCTTGAACGGACCGATCCGAGTTCCAGCCGCGATCAGATAGGCGGTCGACCAGCCGATCAGAAGAAATCCGTTGACGCCTTCTAGAGCCGCCAGCACGCGCCATGCGTGGGCGGGCACGATGTCGCCATAGCCGACCGTCGAAAAGGTGATGGTAGAGAAATACAGGGCGGTTTCGAAATCCTCAAAGATATCAAGCAACCAGTACAGGCCGGCCCAGAGCCAGACCTCGGTTGTCATGACGACGAAGAGCCCCATCACCACGCTGATCATTGCGACGATGCGGCTGCGGCGACCGTGCATGCGAAACCGTGCGACAAGGTATCTCATCGCATGCGTAATGGTGATCAGACCAAAGGTATGGACCAGGACCGACAGACTTATGACGATGGTGCCGATGAGCAGATTGAGGATCATACCTGGATCATTAGCCACCCAAGGTCCTTGGTCCTTGTGCGAGATCAATCTTTTGGCGGGCACAGGCCTGAATGTTCCCGCCCAATCTTGCTGCCCACAGGTATCCGACGCGGGCTGAGTGGCAGGTTTCCTCTGCAATCTTTGACACACGTCAAAGCGCTGTTGTCCTGAAGGTGCATTGTCTCCTCAACAAGGAGCACCCTCATGAGCTTCAACACCATCATGCTTCAACTCGATATCGATCGTCCCGTCGGTCCTGGTGTCGCTTTCGCAAAGTCGATCGCCCTGAAGTTCGATACGGACCTGATAGGCTTTTGCGCGGCAGAGCCCCGGTATGTGATGCCGGTGGGCGATAGCGACATGGCAATCGCGGACGAGATGCGGCGCCAGGTTGATGAGATTGAAGACAAGCTCATCAAGGTTAAGGAGGATTTCTTCCGTCAGTTGGATGGCGACCGTCGGATCACGTGGCGAGGCGAGCTTGGCAACCCCACCCAGTTGCTAGCGATCAATGCGCGTGCGGCCGACTTGATTGTCCTGAACTACCCAAGGCCTGGGCCGACGGACGGCTGCCGCACGGCAGATCCTGGAACTCTACTTCTCTCGATCGGCAGGCCAGTGCTGCTGGCGCCTGTCGACTTCCAACCGGTCAAGGCTGAGGGAGTTCTCGTCGCCTGGAAGGATACGCGCGAGTCCCGTCGCGCAGTTGTGGATGCCTTGCCGTTTTTGTCTTCTGCCTCCCGGGTGCGTGTCGCGACCCTTGAAAGCAACAATA
The nucleotide sequence above comes from Aminobacter aminovorans. Encoded proteins:
- a CDS encoding VIT1/CCC1 transporter family protein, which encodes MSRLHTENHLVSRVGWLRAAVLGANDGIVSTASLIVGVAAAHAAAADVLVAGVAGLVAGAMSMAAGEYVSVSSQSDTEQADLAREKRELVTQPDFERQELAGIYVARGVEPNLALQVADQLMAKDALGAHARDELGISEVTTARPIQAALASAAAFSVGAAMPLAMVLVSPASWLAAIVSVASLLFLAVLGAIGAKAGGANVLRATVRVTFWGALAMALTAGIGAMVGTAI
- a CDS encoding potassium channel family protein: MILNLLIGTIVISLSVLVHTFGLITITHAMRYLVARFRMHGRRSRIVAMISVVMGLFVVMTTEVWLWAGLYWLLDIFEDFETALYFSTITFSTVGYGDIVPAHAWRVLAALEGVNGFLLIGWSTAYLIAAGTRIGPFKTGEHF
- a CDS encoding universal stress protein, producing the protein MSFNTIMLQLDIDRPVGPGVAFAKSIALKFDTDLIGFCAAEPRYVMPVGDSDMAIADEMRRQVDEIEDKLIKVKEDFFRQLDGDRRITWRGELGNPTQLLAINARAADLIVLNYPRPGPTDGCRTADPGTLLLSIGRPVLLAPVDFQPVKAEGVLVAWKDTRESRRAVVDALPFLSSASRVRVATLESNNIAAARQSADDVVSFLGRHGIRATADTIDVGGADESETLVQIATEIGADLIVSGAYGHNRIREWAFGGVTRSLLRCSSISRLMSN